Part of the Anopheles gambiae chromosome 3, idAnoGambNW_F1_1, whole genome shotgun sequence genome is shown below.
ATAGCTCACGATAGAATAATTTATTCATATTGGGGGAGTTGTTGCTTGTTGCTTCACTTTCCGTCCTGTGCATGGACGATTTTGGGTTTATATGCTGTAAAACGCTCGCTCCTTATGCATTatgtattgtgtttttttgattaatacacacacacacgctctttgtatttgggggggggggggggggaggtggtcGCCTGCTACATATCCGCGAGGGGCAGCAAAAGTCACTAAATATGCACTTAATGTAGTACACCTCTCTCAATACCCAAGCACAGTGGAGGCGATCGTTGATTTCGTGCCGAAATGCTTCGTTAATGCTAAATGATTTCGTtgcaaaggtgtgtgtgtgtgtgtgtatgtgtgtctctctctctttgtgtgtatgtatttatgtATCACTTTGCCAGAAGAAGCCAAAAACAGAAAGTTAAATTCAAACATCACACATAATTTGGCAAACTTATAAGAGCACTCTTCTCTATATCCCTCACACTCATTATCGCATTGATAGTAATAGTAgcagtaatagtagtagtaatagtagtagtagtggatTGCAACCGTTTGTTTAACCGAGCTCAACCACCCGTGCGGCGTGTGGGTTGGGTaatattataatattctgaCTATATTTACACAATCTctacggtttttgttttgcacggTTTTGCTTGCAGGAGATGCGGATATGCGAAAGAAGTAATAATAAAGCTTAATtcaatatatgtatatatagatctctttccctttccctgGCATTGCTAAACGCCAGTGGGGAGGGGGCCACAAATTGGACTCTAAAACGATCGGATGAATGTCTTCTATAACTCGGCCTGCGACCTGTTCGATATTAATATGGTTTTAACTGCATTTGTGTTTGCTGTCCTTGTTTGAAGTGGATGGATGTTAGTGACGCTCTGCGTGAATTACAATTATCTGTAGCGTATTTTGCAACCGGAATTTGCGAGGCTAATGTGTGTGGATTGGAGGGGTTaccagggttttccaggggttctcagaGGTGCGgaacacttccttgactctttcttatcgGAAGTAGTGAACTtcaaatgatggaaattgagCTCTAtaggctccttggaaattcctattggatttgtccaacaaggatgctatagagtccaattcacATTACATTAAGCTGATTTCGCGCAAGAAAGACTCAATAAAGCGTCCCACAGCTACGAGAACTCCTGGCAAAACCCTGTATGCATGTGGAAGTTGAAGTTTACCTTTCTCAATACTAATTGGTTCCTGTGTTCGCggttttgttcgtttgctgCCTGTTGGCTCATTTTGCATCCCTTCTGCACGTGTCCTTCTTATTGTCCTTCTGgcttgtttgttgttgatgataaGCGTTTCGTATTATATTCTACACCCTCTTTTGGGTTCCTCtctgttttgttcgtttcgtAAAGCTAACGCAAGAAGGAAAACGATACGATAGCTTGGTctggaaaaaggggaaaagcagaaaaaaagcagaagCAGCTGCTAGTCCACAACCCATGCCACCGCTGGACAGAGTTAAGAGAAGACGGATGGCTGAGTTTGTAGTgtagtttttgtttaacaCTATCATTCTATGGATCTTAGTTTGCAGACTAATTGACTTCACTACAACACACAGTCGTCTTGTGGCTTTTGTACAGAAATGTTGTTACTGCGGGAGTTTAATTCGAGAATagaatagtgtgtgtgtgtgtgacgtgtGATAGTATTTCTCCTACACTTACTGCTTGAAATTCGTCAATATTGTGTAGTTTGTGTGAGGAAGAAACCGTTCAAAACTATTGCCTCTGTCTCTATGATCGCGACGCTTTTTTTTGGATGTTTACTGTCTGTCGGTTCCACTTCGTAAACGATTCTAAAAAGCCAATAAGCCATCTACAAACTGTATATTCTATTTATGTGTGTATAAAACCATACCCTATTCTGCACGCCTGATGTGATGACGCCTTTGGTGGACGCGATGGCCccaccaccgtcgtcgtcCCAACACTTGCTGGCTGTTGGTCGCCTGTAATGGATGATATCATTTTCTTGAGGCACGTTACGTTTAACTGTTTCATcccaaagcacacacacacaaactcatcgTACTTATGTCCGTATGTGTGTCCTTTCAAACGCAGTACGATTCCTGTTTTTACACACTGCAAAACGATCCGTTTTCTTTACATTTCACTCCACTCCAGTGTATGCTGATGCAGGTTGTCTAGGCCTTTCTTGTTGTTATTTTAGGTTGAAAATAACACTACAATGAATCAGTGCAAAACCATCGTTCCAGAATGATTGTAAATTGTTGCTTTGTTACAGCACTAAAACCGAAACATTCCTTTACTGAGGGACAGTGGCTTGCTTTTTTATAAGAACGTTTAGATGATATGATTATCAAACAATATTGTTTCATTATCCGATGCACTACTCCCTAAACTGCACCCTAAACGGCTCCTTTTTTCTTGGCCTTTTTATGCAATTTTCTTACTGTGTAAAAAGGGcgtttctgtgtgtatgtgtttgtagtGAGTACTATGAGGTTTACAAGTTTACAGACTATCGTTAAGAACTCATTACGGAAATGCTGCAATGGTTGAAAGAAGTGGAATGATTATTAGTTGTTTAACGTACAGGGTTtgttattataataaaaaaaaacgtaaaattgCGCAGCTACAATCCAGCAGGGTCGCGGCGGTAAACAGAATTACAAGAAAATGGtaatgcaaaaaagaaaaaaaaaacattttgagATCTTTACCACTACACAAAGAGATGAGCGTTAAATGCTACGAAAAGAAAATGTGTGAAGCATTCATTAAAATgtgagaaaattaaatttgattgTGCGTCATTTTTGTAACAGAAGAAAAGAGGGATTTGATTTATCTACCGATCATAACATAATGCCGAATTTTCAATGAttctccttcttttttattacaagGAAAGGGGACAAGCAATAACCGAGTCATTCCAGTCAGGCATTTAACaacgaaatgaagaaaaaaaaaccgcaaacgTGCCTATTTTAAATGATACCAAAAACTAGCCATTAACTAAAATATCAAACTCCATcgctcaaacacacatattACCACAATTTGTGACGATGACTGAAGATGagtaacattttgttttgctttgcaatGTTTGTGTTCGTGCAGTTTCGTGCCcccaggtttttttttatcgtcatAATTTCATTACACCTTTTGCACAACTAAGATTATGCTaagaaagataaataaatatgcatTGCTAACATgccgtcgtgtgtgtgtgattgtgtacAATCGTAATTGGTAATAATAGTCTCATAATTCTAcgtaatgtgtgttttttctataCAAATTAAGCTTGCTAAATAACAATTGTCCGGATTATGATGACTTGGTTTTATCCTACCGGTAAAATTACGCATACGTCGTGCCAATGATGGGAGAAAACTGATTCACTTCCCCTGGCAAACTACGCTAAGCTGTGTGATGGTGCAGATTTAACTAAAACCAAACGAACGAATGTTTTGGGTGTCAATATTTCAGCATGCCGACAAACAATTAAGCTGCTCACTGGCAAAACTAAACGGCTGCCCTAATGCGCGGTGCTGTTGTCAAAGCATGGTATATAAAGCATTCGACAAAATTGACACAAACCTTGCTTTCGATTGGCGTCGACTTTTGCTTAAAATTTACCCACACCAGCAGTACGGTGAGATATTTTGGATGAGGTCCGGGAGAGTACGACACAACACGAGATTGACTTTATATCCATGCACAAGATAAGCTGCTACCGCtaatacaccaccaccaccacactgcCGATAAAACTCGCCAATGTAAGTCAAATATCGGTCACTCTCCGCGCTGGTTGTAAGGGGTTGTAACACATAGATCGCGTTACGCGTATACATCTCCGCTCCCTTCTACTGGGTAGTGATGGGAATGCCCACCAATGACTCCAGCTGACCGCCGCCACACTGTTCTTCAACAACGATACTGCGGGGTTGGGAAGGAGAAAGTGGATGGGGCCGTGGAttgtgttgttgtcgttgttgtgaTTAAGATGTTGTGTTGTATATGGTGGTTTTTTTGCCCggttattatttattcatccAAGCGAATTGATGaattgttgtgttgtgatgCATTTGTGGAatgaaagagaagagagaagaaaatcGTCTTCAATAAGCTAAAACATCAAAGGGCACAACTGTTGTTTTCTCTACAAACGAACCAAACAAGAGTCTAATCATAATTATGGTTTCAAATCTACTGTGTAAATTACCGCagattgaaatgaaatcaagCCTATCGCGagaaaacgaaacagaaaaaaatattgaacaacAAACAGataaacatacattaaaaaaaacgcatgtCAATTTCATCACAGAATACGCCCCCTGCCCGTTTTCCTCTCGGCGGCGGGTGTATTGCACTAGAGCACACACTATATAAAATACACCTATAACAAAACACCGctcgcaaaaaaataaataacggCAATCAAACAGTGCGATAATGTTCGCTATCACCACGCTGAACTGGTGCCgaaacaaaccgaaaaaaaacaagcgtacaaaataaacgaaattCTATACACAAAGCTACCCAGCAACCAGCGTGCGCCTAATACACGTGGTTGGAGAAAATTCGGTACCCATTAGGATCGCGCGTATCGTCCACGATGTTGCTGGTCAGCCACGGATGGTCCAGTATGTCCTCGCTGGAGAACCGCAGCTCCGGATCGGACTGCAGCATGTTGATGATCAGATCGCGCACACTGTCGCCGATGTTGTTCCAGTACGGAGCGGGGAAGTCAAAGTACCCGTTCAGTATCGCATCGAACAGCTGCTCCTGCTGATTGTCGGGCGAAACGAATGGTGGGAAGCCGCACAGCAGAATGTAGAGGATAATGCCAGCGGCCCAAACATCAATCTGGAGGAAGcgaaacaaaagacaaaagaTGTAAGTATATTAAAACGACCCATCGTCCAAGCAGCTTGTatgtaacaaacaaaacaaaactatacCTTCACGCCGTAGCCGGATTCCATCAGAATCTCGGGCGCAACGTACGTCGGTGTGCCGCAGATCGAGAGCAACGGTTCGGTTACCTCGCAGGCGAGCCCAAAGTCTCCGAGCTTCAGCAGCACGACATTACCATCACTATCCAGCTCCACCTGGCAAAGCGGGAAAGTAAAATTCCAATtagaaaacacaacacaatttGTCATCCATCGACCAGCTCCACTTACCAGCAAATTTTCCGGCTTAATGTCCCGATGGACAATGCTGAGGGAATGCATGTACGCCATCGCGGAGGCTAAATGTTTCATCATGATCTTCGATTGGTTCTCCGAGAAGCGGGTCACACGCGTGATGGCGTCGAACAGATCGCCGCCGCGCACCAGCTCCAGCACGAGATACATGTTCTTCATCGTTTCGATATCGTGCACCAGCTGTATGATGTACGGATGGTTTAGCTTCTTCATCACACGGATTTCGGCCGCTAGATAATGGTCCTAAAACGAAGgcgaagtaaaaaaacaaggatTAATTAGGAGTGTTTCCTTTTACTaagaataaaatcaaatttacCTTGCCGGCGCATTTTGATTTGTCGATAATTTTCAGTGCGTATTCTGTGTGGTTCTGCTTATCCTTCAATTTCAGTACTACGGCGAAATTTCCATCACCTAGTAGGAAGGGTAAGGTGGTTATAAAAGATGCAATTACAATTCACCCGTTCTACTAGAACAGCCAAACAAAACTCACCAACTATGGACCCGAGCGTATATTTGGCCTGCAGCTCCAGGGGCAACGAGTCCGGCAGAATGCCACCGTTCAGTGCCGACTCGTCCACGCAAACGAACGTATCGTTGTGGCTCTTGACCGGCATCTTGGGCTTTGGTCCCGTGCGCGTCGTACTGCTGCGTAGCGTTTTCCGGTGCGCGGCGATCGCTTTGCTTTCCTCGGCCTCCAGCTCGAAATCGTTGTTGCCGACCCGCTCGTTACCGTACGCGAAGAAGACGTCATCCTCCTCGAAGAACTGTGCTAACCGCTGCACCGGCACCCCGGCCACGGTAAACACCTTCCGCACGCAGCCGGTATCTAGCTTGACGCATTGCGTGATCGCGGTCAGCACGTGCTCGTACGTGGGGCTGTTCCGTTTGTTTAGCAGTAATCGCAGGATCTGGGGAGAGGAGCAAAGgcgagcaaaagaaaaggtaAAGTAACATGGGTTCACCCTCACTACTAATCAGCTTACAAAGCAGCTTGTTTGCTGCTCGATAGTTACCTTTCGCGGTTTCACACCATTGCGGATGAGTGTCACGATCCGTGGATGCACCACGGAATCGATCTCTTTCAGCGGCGTTGACCCATTGGAGCCACCGTTCTTTACTGGCGATAGGGGGCGTATTAGTCTgccgcagaaaaaaaaacaggccgCAAATAGCATTAGATTACGCACTCAGTTCTATTTGAGCTTGGCTCCTAAATTCCTACCTAGACAGTCTGTTGGGATTCTTGGTGTTTGTGTTAGATACGTTATAGTCTATTCGCTTGAAGCCTTCATTGTTGCAGGAACACACGTAACATTTGCCATCCTCCAGATCGTCCACCTTTTCGATCTTTTTGCCCTCGAGCGTGTAGATGGCGCGTATTGCACCGGTCAGCGTCACGCTGTCCTCGAGCAGGCGCGTCAAATCTTCCGTCAAACTGTCGAACGATCTGTAATGGGAAAGAGCAAAAGCACGTTAATACATGATTGAGTAATGCAAAAGTACAACATTTGGCTGCCACCTTGGCTAACATTACCTGTAACGCTCCACCGACACCGGTATCGTGCTGCCGGGATAGAATTTGTCCCCATTACGAAAAAATCGTAttcttttcgctttcttcGCCGGCGTTCGACTGCTCGAGATGCGCTTCTTGAGTGTGTTGGATTTGTTGTTCGCGCCGCCGCTGATGTCGAGATCGATCAGTTCCTTCTCGAGCTCCGAGTTGGAGCTGGTCCGACTGTTGCTTCGACTCAGTGTCGAAGTTGTATGGGTGCTCACTTCCATGCCACCTTCCGTCTATGTGTGCCTCCTACCAGTGTGTGTACCAGTGAAGGTGGCGCCCCGAGGTGGAAATCGCACCTTACGCAAGAATGTGTTCTAGCCGCTGGAAGAGCGGGCCGGGGAGCTGCTTCTTTGTGTTAGCAACACCAGGCAGGCTTCTggagaggagagaaaaaaagcaacaaaattgtGGATGAATATTACGCTTACGACCCCGGCGTGTGCAATGGAATGTGCAAAGGGCAACACTTTCAACCTTCCAGGCTTTATTATACTATCCCATCAGTTTTTCTCTTCAATTCTAGTGGAAAACACTCACCAACACTACACtaaaatcattaattttttctaCTCACACTCCTCTGCCCTTACACTATCCCATCataatcattatcatcatgAACCGTTGATGTAAGAAGCGTGTAATAGAAAATCAATCCCACTACTGGTGGAGCAGCGCGCGCAGGGAAAAAGGTTCACTCGTCCTCCCACCCTTCCAGAGTAAATACAACCTTTGAAGCTGTTCAGTGTACCGTTTCGTATCGAAAATGGACCATTAAGGTACTCGTACTTTCGTTACCAAATAGGTTATTTGATTGCAAGCTGCTAGCTTTCTTCATAGGAGGAAAATAACAGGTGAGAATAGCTTTGAAGTTTCTTTTTGATTTCATGATTCTACTACGATCATGCTGCAACTCTAGCTCTATAACAGAGCTTTTAGTAGTGATATTGGTGATATAAGTCTTCAACTGTTTGAAGTACAATCGTAACAACACAACACTTGTAAGGTAATTAAAGCAATATTTAGCAATTATCTGTCCTGTGGTATATATTCTCCCTTAAGAAGTGACTTTACATGAAAccttcttctacttctatttggcgtaacgtcctacgcggacaagCCGGCCTATACATTCCTTCGAGACTTAATttattaccacgcagccggaaaAGTccatccttgctacggggaggactgtccattctaggtttgaacccatggcgggcatgttattgagtcgtacgagttgatgactgtaccacgggaccgccccatgAAACCTATCGGTGCCTAACATGTTAAATAAGCCGAACTCCATCCTTGAATTAGGAACAATAATTAAGGAATTAAAAAACGATTGCTTATTGAATTGAGTTGAATTTGTTGGCTAAAATATGTTTAGTTGAGATAATGAACTTATATGTCTATAGATTATAAAATGACTGGAGATCGAAGaaagtaattaaatttaatccaTCATTAATACTTTatcaagaaataaataaatattcatgTGATCAATGCTAtcaatttcataaatttcttCAGCAATCTGTGTCAATTTCCAAATCAAATTTGTCACATAAAATGCCCTCGAAACCTGTTATTAGCCAGCAAACAGAGTAACTGCCGAATTTTTTGTCGAAGTGATGATAAGAATTTAACCTATCATTCCAATTCGTTCAAATAagaaatttatatttaaaaatgtaaagTAAGGCTTGTACAGCATAGAAGGGATTGATCCATCGATCATAAAGCAACCATGACTTGACTGTTGACCGCTAAGCAGTAAATCTAAACAACGAAACATCACAATTGACGGCCGTCCAAAGGTAAATCCCTCCACCCAAAGAAGAATGTTGTAGCAACAGTTTCCCTTTGCTCGTAAAATGTTTCTTaacatttggaaaaaaaaacattttccacccaCCAACTGCCGACCTTGAAACTTACACCCCACAGGCCTGGTCTGAAAAGCAAAAGTAAACATAAAGAACATTCAATGCAAACATTGTTCTTTCAGCTCGTAATGCTGCTACCATGAAAAGAGGGAGAAaaattttacgattttttAGCTATTTGATTGCAAaagatattaaaataaatgatcATTAAATTTCAGTACAACGAAACAATGATTTAAAACGCATTAGAAAATTTTTGTAatacaaatttaatttcattagtGTAATAACCCGCTCGATCACAAACAGATAAGACGAAAGTACAGCAATAACGGATTCCCCCTGATGTTTCGATGTGCTCGTTGATCAGGTCGTTGTACATATTCGCAACGGGAAACATCAGCACGGGAATATTCCTCCCCCTCTGTCATATATGGAATCCAGTAAGCACAAATGGTTGAACAACGATTGCAAACTTTGATTGCTGCATCGACGCATGGTGCAGTCGGT
Proteins encoded:
- the LOC1279992 gene encoding serine/threonine-protein kinase GL21140 isoform X3 gives rise to the protein MEVSTHTTSTLSRSNSRTSSNSELEKELIDLDISGGANNKSNTLKKRISSSRTPAKKAKRIRFFRNGDKFYPGSTIPVSVERYRSFDSLTEDLTRLLEDSVTLTGAIRAIYTLEGKKIEKVDDLEDGKCYVCSCNNEGFKRIDYNVSNTNTKNPNRLSRLIRPLSPVKNGGSNGSTPLKEIDSVVHPRIVTLIRNGVKPRKILRLLLNKRNSPTYEHVLTAITQCVKLDTGCVRKVFTVAGVPVQRLAQFFEEDDVFFAYGNERVGNNDFELEAEESKAIAAHRKTLRSSTTRTGPKPKMPVKSHNDTFVCVDESALNGGILPDSLPLELQAKYTLGSIVGDGNFAVVLKLKDKQNHTEYALKIIDKSKCAGKDHYLAAEIRVMKKLNHPYIIQLVHDIETMKNMYLVLELVRGGDLFDAITRVTRFSENQSKIMMKHLASAMAYMHSLSIVHRDIKPENLLVELDSDGNVVLLKLGDFGLACEVTEPLLSICGTPTYVAPEILMESGYGVKIDVWAAGIILYILLCGFPPFVSPDNQQEQLFDAILNGYFDFPAPYWNNIGDSVRDLIINMLQSDPELRFSSEDILDHPWLTSNIVDDTRDPNGISVMSS
- the LOC1279992 gene encoding serine/threonine-protein kinase GL21140 isoform X1, which codes for MEVSTHTTSTLSRSNSRTSSNSELEKELIDLDISGGANNKSNTLKKRISSSRTPAKKAKRIRFFRNGDKFYPGSTIPVSVERYRSFDSLTEDLTRLLEDSVTLTGAIRAIYTLEGKKIEKVDDLEDGKCYVCSCNNEGFKRIDYNVSNTNTKNPNRLSRLIRPLSPVKNGGSNGSTPLKEIDSVVHPRIVTLIRNGVKPRKILRLLLNKRNSPTYEHVLTAITQCVKLDTGCVRKVFTVAGVPVQRLAQFFEEDDVFFAYGNERVGNNDFELEAEESKAIAAHRKTLRSSTTRTGPKPKMPVKSHNDTFVCVDESALNGGILPDSLPLELQAKYTLGSIVGDGNFAVVLKLKDKQNHTEYALKIIDKSKCAGKDHYLAAEIRVMKKLNHPYIIQLVHDIETMKNMYLVLELVRGGDLFDAITRVTRFSENQSKIMMKHLASAMAYMHSLSIVHRDIKPENLLVELDSDGNVVLLKLGDFGLACEVTEPLLSICGTPTYVAPEILMESGYGVKIDVWAAGIILYILLCGFPPFVSPDNQQEQLFDAILNGYFDFPAPYWNNIGDSVRDLIINMLQSDPELRFSSEDILDHPWLTSNIVDDTRDPNGIVVEEQCGGGQLESLVGIPITTQ
- the LOC1279992 gene encoding serine/threonine-protein kinase GL21140 isoform X2; the protein is MEVSTHTTSTLSRSNSRTSSNSELEKELIDLDISGGANNKSNTLKKRISSSRTPAKKAKRIRFFRNGDKFYPGSTIPVSVERYRSFDSLTEDLTRLLEDSVTLTGAIRAIYTLEGKKIEKVDDLEDGKCYVCSCNNEGFKRIDYNVSNTNTKNPNRLSRLIRPLSPVKNGGSNGSTPLKEIDSVVHPRIVTLIRNGVKPRKILRLLLNKRNSPTYEHVLTAITQCVKLDTGCVRKVFTVAGVPVQRLAQFFEEDDVFFAYGNERVGNNDFELEAEESKAIAAHRKTLRSSTTRTGPKPKMPVKSHNDTFVCVDESALNGGILPDSLPLELQAKYTLGSIVGDGNFAVVLKLKDKQNHTEYALKIIDKSKCAGKDHYLAAEIRVMKKLNHPYIIQLVHDIETMKNMYLVLELVRGGDLFDAITRVTRFSENQSKIMMKHLASAMAYMHSLSIVHRDIKPENLLVELDSDGNVVLLKLGDFGLACEVTEPLLSICGTPTYVAPEILMESGYGVKIDVWAAGIILYILLCGFPPFVSPDNQQEQLFDAILNGYFDFPAPYWNNIGDSVRDLIINMLQSDPELRFSSEDILDHPWLTSNIVDDTRDPNGYRIFSNHVY